A single genomic interval of Melanotaenia boesemani isolate fMelBoe1 chromosome 4, fMelBoe1.pri, whole genome shotgun sequence harbors:
- the chrnb3a gene encoding neuronal acetylcholine receptor subunit beta-3a — MKFAVAVLWFCLALGKAAVQAQEDFISLAELEDSLLRNLFNGYQKWVRPVQHANDTITVRFGLKISQLVDVDEKNQLMTTNVWLWQEWIDVKLKWNPDDYGGITSIRVPSETIWLPDIVLYENADGRFEGSLMTKAIVRWDGTITWTPPASYKSSCTMDVTFFPFDRQNCSMKFGSWTYDGNMVDLVLVDHYVDRKDFFDNGEWEILNATGVKGSRRDGVYWYPFITYSFILKRLPLFYTLFLIIPCLGLSFLTVLVFYLPSDEGEKLSLSTSVLVSLTVFLLVIEEIIPSSSKVIPLIGEYLLFIMIFVTFSIIVTVFVINVHHRSSATYHPMAPWVKSLFLQRLPRLLCMRGHTDRYHFPDIEMRSPELKPRRGAGKRGVPGHSGSQQRGALGGKEDENQAWLAMLEKATNSVRYISRHIKKEHFIREVVQDWKFVAQVLDRIFLWAFLTVSILGTILIFTPALQMYLSTP, encoded by the exons ATGAAGTTTGCGGTGGCGGTGTTGTGGTTTTGCTTGGCTCTTGGGAAGGCTGCTGTGCAAG CCCAGGAGGACTTTATATCTCTGGCTGAGTTGGAAGACTCCTTATTGAGAAACCTCTTCAATGGTTACCAGAAGTGGGTGCGGCCTGTCCAGCATGCCAACGACACTATAACTGTACGCTTTGGACTAAAGATCTCACAGCTGGTTGATGTG gaTGAAAAGAACCAGTTAATGACTACGAATGTCTGGCTctggcag GAGTGGATTGATGTGAAGCTGAAGTGGAACCCAGATGACTACGGAGGTATTACCTCAATCAGAGTGCCGTCAGAGACTATATGGCTGCCTGACATAGTTCTATATGAAAA TGCTGATGGTCGCTTTGAAGGTTCCCTGATGACCAAAGCCATCGTGCGCTGGGATGGGACTATAACATGGACTCCACCAGCGAGCTATAAGTCCTCCTGCACCATGGACGtcacttttttcccctttgacCGACAGAACTGCTCTATGAAGTTTGGCTCGTGGACTTATGATGGAAACATGGTGGACCTTGTCCTGGTGGATCACTATGTGGATCGTAAAGACTTCTTTGACAATGGAGAGTGGGAAATCCTCAATGCCACAGGAGTAAAAGGAAGTAGGAGGGATGGGGTATACTGGTACCCATTTATCACCTACTCTTTCATCCTTAAGAGGCTGCCCTTGTTCTACACTCTGTTCCTTATCATCCCATGCCTTGGGCTGTCCTTTCTTACTGTGCTGGTGTTTTATTTGCCATCAGATGAGGGAGAGAAACTGTCTCTTTCCACATCAGTGCTGGTGTCACTTACTGTGTTCCTGTTGGTCATAGAAGAAATCATCCCTTCATCCTCAAAG GTGATCCCACTAATTGGAGAGTACCTGCTCTTCATCATGATCTTCGTCACCTTCTCCATCATCGTCACTGTCTTTGTTATTAATGTCCACCACCGCTCCTCTGCCACCTATCACCCCATGGCCCCATGGGTGAAGAGCCTCTTTCTTCAGAGACTGCCTCGACTGCTGTGTATGAGGGGGCACACTGATAG ATACCACTTCCCAGATATCGAGATGCGAAGCCCGGAGCTGAAGCCCCGGCGAGGTGCAGGCAAGCGAGGGGTTCCTGGCCACAGTGGCAGTCAGCAGCGAGGAGCGCTGGGGGGGAAGGAGGATGAGAACCAAGCGTGGCTGGCGATGCTGGAGAAAGCCACAAATTCAGTTCGCTACATCAGCCGCCACATCAAGAAGGAACACTTCATACGAGAG GTAGTACAAGACTGGAAATTTGTGGCTCAGGTGTTGGACAGAATTTTCCTGTGGGCCTTCCTCACAGTGTCAATACTGGGAACTATTCTAATCTTCACTCCAGCTCTGCAGATGTACCTCAGCACAccttaa